tattttcccTCACAATTTTATGTGTAAgaaaaagaaatttaaatttaatagtTGATTGCTTACAGATTTAGGGCAaaattcaatatatataaaaaaagattcgtgagatttgaatttgaatgtatgaataaaaaagtaaaacctcttctcaaaaaaaaaaaaacgaaataagtaaaacttaataaaaattaatgcaCCGATGTACGCgttgcgtgcttgtataatattttttttataatttatttgatttatatttaaataagcatcaaaatataattataaaaaatagtgagaggactacactgtaattttgatatataaattaaaaaataaattgaaaaatagaagaataaaaaaatgacatcaGTGAGAATTGAACTTATAACTTAAATCACAAGAAACAATAACTCTATCCGCTGAAATACATATAACTTACATTAaacttttaacattttattaatatatataattattaaaacagaacATGACATCAAAGTTAGTtactttaaatatttcaaatttaataaaatagtatagaagCATAGATATCACGGAGTTGGAAAATAACCAGAAATACAGAAAATAGAGAAATAAAGTCACACTCCGAGCTCTGACCTTAAGGTTGCACGAGACTGCATGAAATCTTTATTTCAGATTTCCTTTGCGTAATCTAAAGAAAATATACTTCTCCCATTTCTTCTCCGAATTTCtggttattatataatattttcaatCGTGAAGAACGGCTTTGATTCGTGAGTCCAGAAGTCATGGAAGAAGCGTATATAATAGTGATCAAGGTtggattatttttgtttttttctttaattttcgattACTTGATGGTTGTTGTTGCTGTTTATATGGTGAGGAGTTGATGTTACGGGTGAGAAGGCTACACGGCTGTCTGTTGTTTTTGTGTTTTTATGGGTTTTTTCCGACTGTTTTTGTTGAAATTTGTAGCTAATGCGGATGAATGTTCTTTGATGGCAAAGATCTTAAGATTAGGCTTTTGTTTCAAAATCCTGAGAACAAATGAACGAGTTTACGAATGAATTATCTTTTGTGTTTGTGTGTAATTTAATGTTATGTTCATATGTTTATGCAATTAATCATCGAACTATTGGGCTCACTATTTAGCCATTATTAGCCATATATCATTTGAGTTTTGCCTCCTTGCTTGTATATCTTTCTTTGATTACTGATCAAGAATCAGTAATATTTTCTGAATTTCTTAATTCAAGTATGTTGTACACGATATTTCTATTTCTACAGGTCAAATATGGGGATGTGCTCAGGCGTTTCAGTTCTTGGATTTCTGATTCTGAGTTGGGTGTCAATGTGGATGAATTGAAGGAGAAGATCCTTTCCCTTTTCAAGTTACCTCAAAATAGTGCTTTAACGTTAACTTATATTGACGAAGACGACGATGAGGTGATGCtagttgatgatgatgatctCCGTGATATTGTGAGGCAGAGGCTGGACCTTTTGCGAATTACTGTCAAGCTGACTGCTGAAAAGAATGCCACAAAGTATTATTCAAGTGGAAGTTCTACTCCCTTGAAATCACCTCCGGTGCAGAAACCGTTTCAATGTACTAAAACTGCTCTGGAGCCTCTATGTGAGACTCTTGTGAAGCTTTCGACTAATTTGGCATCTAAGGTGTCGACCTCCACACCCGATATTAAGAGTCTCGTTAACTACTTCTCAGAAGTGAGCTCGTCCTACTTGGCATATATTTCAGAGTTCCAACCTAGAATGCAGACTCCCACTGATAACTTTGTAATGAAAGACTCGGAAACATCCAAGGCTGATGCTGCCCAATCAATGGTTCGATCAAATGTTGGATTTGAAGGGTTCATTAAGCAAAATGAGAGCATGGAAAAACTTGAACTGCTGGCAACCGTGATTGACAATTCTGTGAAACTTGGTGATAAAAGTGTAGTAAGCATAAAGACTTCTTCTGCAACTGGACCTGGTTTAAATGATGTGGGACTTGACTCAAAAACTATCAATGCTGGTCAGGTCCCGCTGCAAAATCTAGGGTGGTTGGTAAGAAAGAAAAATTCGAGCAGATCAGtgaatgtttttgaaggatAAGTCTTCCCTGAGATCGTCTCACCGTCTGTCTGTTGTAAACAAAGATTGGTTTTCTGGGATAAGTGATGTTTCCAGTAATGTTCCGGTAAAAAATGCAACCAGTCCTAAACCTGAATTAGACCTCGTCAATCCTagttcaaagaaaaatgcctcagcttctccatCGCGTCCTGCTCGTAGTGCTGTTAAACTTAGTCGAAAGGACGATCTCTCCAAAAGCTGTCGTCAGGATTATTTCTGCGATGGCTGTGCCTATGTTTGGCCCTAGGTTCAGGTCAAAAGTGTGAGTATGATGAGTATAGTACATCCACTTGTTTGAGTTAAATTTGTGAAACTAATGAGTTCACTTCTCCCCCTGCAGAAAGGAGGATTATGATCTGTGCATCCTCTGTTTTTCCATGAAGGAAAATGATAGTGACTATATCCGAATGGATCGCCCCGAGGACGTTCACCACCAAGTGCTTCACTGATTCTGTATGCATATATATTACCATTCCATTGTTCAAATTTCATCTGTCATTGGAACTAATTTTCTTCTGAAATGTCTCGCTTGTTCTtaacaatataatatatttatatatacccGTTTCTTTTGCAGAAATGTCTTGGATCATCCGAAAGAGAACTTCATGTGAATCTTCAAAGTCATCAAGCTCCAAGAGTGCACAGAAATTTCTCAGCTGTTTAGAGATCATCATTGCCTTGAAAAAGaatgaattatggtttgatggTGATTTCATCTGTTAGGTTGTTTGATTCTATAAACGTTTTAGTTGTTACAGTCTTTCCATCATTATTTAGTCTTGTGGCATATTAAAACGTTCTTAAGCTTAGATACAATGAACATCTCATGTACTTTCTTTTCCACTCTAGCATTTTTCCAACGTGTTTATGACCTCGTTCACACGTACCTTAGAAAACTTCCTAagaattttaaagaaaattaaataaaattaaaaaaaaaatttaatttaaacacataataacaaaatctcccTCATACATATGATTTAAGACatataacatataaaaatttaagcaatatttattaaaaaaaattaaaattttcaaacccAACCTAAC
This sequence is a window from Primulina tabacum isolate GXHZ01 chromosome 17, ASM2559414v2, whole genome shotgun sequence. Protein-coding genes within it:
- the LOC142531432 gene encoding protein JOKA2-like isoform X1, with translation MEEAYIIVIKVKYGDVLRRFSSWISDSELGVNVDELKEKILSLFKLPQNSALTLTYIDEDDDEVMLVDDDDLRDIVRQRLDLLRITVKLTAEKNATKYYSSGSSTPLKSPPVQKPFQCTKTALEPLCETLVKLSTNLASKVSTSTPDIKSLVNYFSEVSSSYLAYISEFQPRMQTPTDNFVMKDSETSKADAAQSMVRSNVGFEGFIKQNESMEKLELLATVIDNSVKLGDKSVVSIKTSSATGPGLNDVGLDSKTINAGQVPLQNLGWLVRKKNSSRSVNVFEG
- the LOC142531432 gene encoding protein JOKA2-like isoform X2, giving the protein MLYTIFLFLQVKYGDVLRRFSSWISDSELGVNVDELKEKILSLFKLPQNSALTLTYIDEDDDEVMLVDDDDLRDIVRQRLDLLRITVKLTAEKNATKYYSSGSSTPLKSPPVQKPFQCTKTALEPLCETLVKLSTNLASKVSTSTPDIKSLVNYFSEVSSSYLAYISEFQPRMQTPTDNFVMKDSETSKADAAQSMVRSNVGFEGFIKQNESMEKLELLATVIDNSVKLGDKSVVSIKTSSATGPGLNDVGLDSKTINAGQVPLQNLGWLVRKKNSSRSVNVFEG